The DNA segment GCCGCGACGGCTACGCCCCTCACCACGACCCGGTCGACGTCTACGTCATCCAGATCGAGGGCACCAAGGACTGGCGGATCTGGGAGCCGCCGGCCGGCCGCCGCGCCGGCAAGGTCTCCTACCGGCCCGAGGACCTGGGGGCGCCGGCCATCGAGACGACGCTGCGTGCGGGTGACGTCCTGTACCTGCCCTATGGAACCCCGCACGCAGCGGCCGCAAAGGACCAGGTGTCCCTGCACCTGTCGGTCACCGTCGAGCCGCGCCGCTGGCGCGACCTGCTGGCCGACACCGTCCAGCACCTCCTGGCCGACCCCGCCTTCGACGGCTTCCCGTACCTGGCCGAGCCCGCCGCCCCCGACACCGCCGCCACGCTCGGTGCCCTGTCCGCCCGCCTCGCCGGACTCCTGACCGGCCTGGACACGGATGCGGAGGCGGTCCGGCTGCGCGAGATGGGCGCTGCCCGCGCGGGTGCCGGCCGGCCCCGGGAGTTCGAACGCCTGGCGTCCGCGGACGTCCTGGCCCCGCCGCCCTGCTGCGCCGCAGCCCGGTACCGCTGGAGATCGGCCCGAGCGACGGCGCCCGCAGCGCCCTGCTCGTCAACGGCCACCGGCTGGCCGTGCCCGACGCCGTCGCCGAGGCCCTGCG comes from the Streptomyces seoulensis genome and includes:
- a CDS encoding JmjC domain-containing protein; translated protein: MDTSTTPQGFEDLVGDRQVFFQEYFNRKPLLRRGALDGRARDLVSVRQLDDIVAMQTVSPAYLRIAKDGRGVPGKAYTRTVSDRGAGLTEAVVAGQVYELFRSGGTVTWNALNHFLPSARRLAEMFAATFACESEVVAFLTPAGRDGYAPHHDPVDVYVIQIEGTKDWRIWEPPAGRRAGKVSYRPEDLGAPAIETTLRAGDVLYLPYGTPHAAAAKDQVSLHLSVTVEPRRWRDLLADTVQHLLADPAFDGFPYLAEPAAPDTAATLGALSARLAGLLTGLDTDAEAVRLREMGAARAGAGRPREFERLASADVLAPPPCCAAARYRWRSARATAPAAPCSSTATGWPCPTPSPRPCAPWPTAARWQPPVSSRAWTKPGPCTSPRG